One genomic segment of Micromonospora sp. WMMC415 includes these proteins:
- a CDS encoding S1C family serine protease — protein MTDGWDWRQPGTSPGPAGPPPPAHPPAVSPPGGTGGTASPWWSDALADPWRDPAAPAAVVVPAAPAAAGEPEPVTDPDAPGRPALRHLLLIPLITALLAGALGGALGYAFAVRGGGGAGSVLGAGPVQPPELAQRKPESLAGVAERVLPSVVTVRVASLGGTSEGSGFIVSADGHVITNDHVVAGATGRASVVFNDGSTAPATVVGQDPESDIAVIKVARSGLRPVEFGDSDALAVGDPVLAIGSPLSLANTVTAGIISALDRTMQAGEPGGPTRYYAAIQTDAAVNHGNSGGPLIDGAGRVIGVNSTIKSLVADGQEAGNIGLAFAIPINQAKRITQDIIGTGKARRTVIGAQVGGPGLGANAGVRLNSVEPSGPAAGAGLKAGDVILKLNGRPMTEPTDLIALVRKFAPGSVVTVEYRRGTSQQNASVTLAADVK, from the coding sequence GTGACCGACGGCTGGGACTGGCGCCAGCCCGGGACGAGCCCCGGACCGGCGGGCCCGCCACCGCCCGCGCACCCGCCGGCGGTGTCGCCGCCGGGCGGTACCGGTGGCACGGCCTCACCCTGGTGGTCCGACGCGCTCGCCGACCCGTGGCGTGACCCGGCGGCGCCCGCGGCGGTGGTGGTGCCCGCGGCGCCGGCCGCCGCCGGCGAGCCGGAGCCGGTGACCGACCCGGACGCCCCCGGTCGGCCGGCGCTGCGGCACCTGCTCCTCATCCCGCTGATCACCGCCCTGCTCGCGGGCGCGCTGGGCGGTGCCCTCGGGTACGCGTTCGCCGTTCGCGGCGGCGGTGGCGCGGGGTCCGTGCTCGGTGCCGGCCCGGTGCAACCGCCGGAGTTGGCGCAGCGGAAGCCGGAGTCGCTGGCCGGGGTGGCGGAACGGGTCCTGCCGAGCGTGGTCACGGTCCGCGTGGCCAGTCTCGGCGGGACGAGCGAGGGCTCCGGGTTCATCGTCAGCGCCGACGGCCACGTGATCACCAACGACCACGTGGTGGCGGGTGCGACCGGCCGGGCCTCCGTGGTCTTCAACGACGGCAGCACGGCCCCGGCCACCGTCGTCGGGCAGGACCCGGAATCCGACATCGCGGTCATCAAGGTCGCCAGGAGCGGCCTGCGGCCGGTGGAGTTCGGCGACTCCGACGCGCTTGCCGTGGGCGACCCGGTGCTCGCCATCGGCTCGCCGCTCTCGCTGGCCAACACGGTCACCGCGGGCATCATCAGTGCCCTCGACCGCACCATGCAGGCGGGTGAGCCGGGCGGCCCGACCCGCTACTACGCGGCGATCCAGACCGACGCGGCGGTCAACCACGGCAACTCCGGCGGTCCACTGATCGACGGCGCCGGCCGGGTGATCGGCGTCAACTCCACGATCAAGTCACTTGTCGCGGACGGGCAGGAGGCGGGCAACATCGGGCTCGCCTTCGCCATTCCCATCAACCAGGCCAAACGGATCACCCAGGACATCATCGGCACCGGCAAGGCCCGGCGTACGGTGATCGGCGCCCAGGTCGGTGGCCCCGGCCTGGGCGCGAATGCCGGCGTACGGCTGAACTCGGTGGAGCCGTCCGGCCCCGCGGCGGGCGCCGGGCTGAAGGCCGGCGACGTGATCCTCAAGCTCAACGGGCGTCCGATGACCGAGCCCACCGACCTGATCGCCCTGGTCCGCAAGTTCGCGCCTGGATCCGTGGTGACCGTCGAGTACCGTCGGGGCACGTCCCAGCAGAACGCCTCGGTGACGCTCGCCGCAGACGTGAAGTGA
- a CDS encoding O-methyltransferase, which produces MTEDLVLRTARSLAREVGLDAVTPGAGAALRLLAAAGNARAVVEIGTGTGVSGLWLLRGMRPDGVLTTIDVEVEHQRIARRIFAEAGFPAGRTRIITGRALDVLPRLADGAYDLVFVDAESTGFAACVDAAQRLLRPGGVLALNGTLAGGRIGDPAARDVETVTIRETVKAIRESEHWIPALLPVGHGLLAAVRC; this is translated from the coding sequence GTGACCGAGGATCTCGTGCTCCGCACGGCCCGCAGTCTCGCCCGTGAGGTCGGCCTCGACGCGGTGACGCCCGGCGCCGGCGCGGCGCTGCGGCTGCTGGCCGCCGCGGGGAACGCGCGCGCGGTCGTGGAGATCGGCACCGGAACCGGCGTCAGCGGCCTCTGGCTGCTGCGCGGAATGCGCCCCGACGGCGTGCTCACCACCATCGACGTCGAGGTGGAGCATCAGCGGATCGCCCGCCGGATCTTCGCCGAGGCCGGCTTCCCCGCCGGCCGGACGCGGATCATTACCGGCCGGGCGCTGGATGTCCTCCCCCGCCTCGCCGACGGGGCGTACGACCTGGTCTTCGTCGACGCCGAGTCGACCGGCTTCGCCGCCTGCGTGGACGCCGCCCAGCGGCTGCTGCGCCCGGGCGGGGTGCTCGCGCTCAACGGCACGCTGGCCGGCGGCCGGATCGGCGACCCGGCGGCCCGGGACGTGGAGACGGTGACGATCCGGGAGACGGTCAAGGCGATCCGCGAGTCGGAGCACTGGATCCCCGCCCTGCTGCCGGTCGGCCACGGCCTGCTCGCCGCCGTGCGCTGCTGA
- a CDS encoding M17 family metallopeptidase, which yields MLAIRLVAEPERLDTLVLPLCPGGEGAGDDAPAVPVPTAVTLPDGVADEAAALAPAARSTGRAGEVRTQFRPGRTPGVLVLLGIGDGEEGSWRRAGAALVRAVADETHVTIALPPDASPAAVRGIYEGLLLASYRFRLTDAGGVPALTGVDLLVADPDRYAAVVETARTTARLTRWARDLTNTPSSVKNPEWFAGQVAAHAAGAPDLHLRVREPAELAAEGFGGILAVGGGSAHGPRLVELDWRPADARTHVVLVGKGITFDTGGISIKPVPAMKLMRKDMAGAAAVVAATVGAAALRLPVRVTALAPLAENMVSGSAFRPGDIVHHYGGLTSETTNSDAEGRLVLADALAYAVRELRPDVLVDLATLTGANAVALGKRTGALYSENDRLAGDVLAAVEAAGEAAWRMPLPADYVEYLGSDLADLYSAPNQGAGSVVAALYLREFTGELRDRWVHVDMSAPSWADGDDAELTRGATGWGVRSLLRWLDTLR from the coding sequence GTGCTCGCCATCCGTCTGGTCGCCGAGCCTGAGCGCCTCGACACGCTCGTCCTGCCCCTTTGTCCGGGCGGGGAGGGGGCGGGCGACGACGCACCGGCCGTGCCCGTACCGACCGCGGTGACGCTGCCCGACGGCGTCGCCGACGAGGCCGCCGCGCTGGCCCCGGCCGCCCGCTCCACCGGCCGCGCCGGTGAGGTCCGCACCCAGTTCCGCCCGGGGCGGACCCCCGGCGTGCTGGTCCTGCTCGGGATCGGTGACGGCGAGGAGGGAAGCTGGCGGCGGGCCGGCGCCGCGCTGGTCCGCGCCGTCGCGGATGAGACGCACGTCACGATCGCGCTGCCGCCGGACGCGTCGCCGGCCGCCGTCCGGGGCATCTACGAGGGGCTGCTACTGGCGTCGTACCGGTTCCGGCTGACCGACGCCGGCGGTGTGCCCGCGCTCACCGGGGTCGACCTGCTGGTGGCCGACCCGGACCGCTACGCCGCCGTGGTCGAGACGGCCCGGACCACCGCCCGGCTGACCCGGTGGGCCCGCGACCTGACCAACACCCCGTCGTCGGTGAAGAACCCCGAGTGGTTCGCCGGACAGGTGGCCGCCCACGCCGCCGGGGCGCCGGACCTGCACCTGCGGGTACGCGAGCCGGCCGAACTGGCCGCCGAGGGCTTCGGCGGCATTCTCGCCGTGGGCGGCGGCTCGGCCCACGGCCCGCGCCTGGTCGAGTTGGACTGGCGGCCGGCCGACGCCCGCACCCACGTGGTGCTGGTCGGCAAGGGCATCACCTTCGACACCGGCGGCATCTCGATCAAGCCGGTGCCGGCGATGAAGCTGATGCGCAAGGACATGGCCGGGGCGGCCGCGGTGGTGGCGGCCACCGTCGGCGCCGCGGCGCTGCGGCTGCCGGTGCGGGTCACCGCGCTCGCGCCGTTGGCCGAGAACATGGTCAGCGGCTCGGCGTTCCGGCCGGGCGACATCGTCCACCACTACGGCGGCCTGACCAGCGAGACCACCAACTCCGACGCCGAGGGACGACTGGTCCTCGCCGACGCCCTCGCGTACGCGGTCCGTGAGCTGCGACCGGACGTGCTGGTCGACCTGGCCACGCTGACCGGGGCGAACGCGGTGGCGCTCGGCAAGCGGACCGGCGCCCTCTACAGCGAGAACGACCGGCTCGCCGGCGACGTGCTGGCGGCGGTCGAGGCGGCCGGCGAGGCGGCGTGGCGGATGCCGCTGCCCGCCGACTACGTCGAGTACCTGGGCAGCGACCTCGCCGACCTGTACAGTGCGCCGAACCAGGGCGCCGGGTCGGTGGTGGCGGCCCTGTACCTGCGCGAGTTCACCGGCGAGCTGCGCGACCGGTGGGTGCACGTGGACATGTCCGCGCCGTCCTGGGCGGACGGCGACGACGCGGAGCTGACCAGGGGCGCGACCGGTTGGGGCGTACGCTCGCTGCTGCGCTGGCTGGACACGCTGCGCTGA
- a CDS encoding DUF3117 domain-containing protein, translating into MAAMKPRTGDGPLEVTKEGRGIVMRVPLEGGGRLVVEMTPDEANALGDALKAAAG; encoded by the coding sequence ATGGCGGCGATGAAGCCGCGGACGGGCGACGGTCCGCTGGAAGTCACCAAGGAGGGCCGGGGCATCGTCATGCGGGTCCCGCTGGAGGGCGGTGGCCGGCTCGTCGTCGAGATGACTCCCGACGAGGCCAACGCGCTCGGTGACGCGCTGAAGGCGGCCGCCGGCTGA
- a CDS encoding PaaX family transcriptional regulator C-terminal domain-containing protein — translation MQARSALFDLYGDYLRPRGGRAPVAALVKLLAPLGIAPPAVRTAVSRMVRQGWLEPLRMASGPGYAITPKAARRLDEAAARIYRTGRITWDGRFDLLVLEAPASRRERQRLAANLSFLGYGTLDECTWVATRPGEDVDLLLEEAGVRYERFTAAHSAGTPGAMGVVRRAWDLAEIGRAYEQFVAEQRPLLSGVTVRSPDEEAYAARFRLVHAWRTFLFRDPQLPPALLPERWPGTAAASFFDRHAARLRPAADRYVEHCLDAGNRIARQKGR, via the coding sequence ATGCAGGCACGGTCGGCACTCTTCGACCTGTACGGTGACTACCTCCGGCCCCGGGGCGGCCGGGCGCCGGTCGCCGCCCTGGTCAAGCTGCTGGCGCCGCTCGGCATCGCGCCGCCCGCGGTGCGGACGGCGGTCTCGCGCATGGTGCGCCAGGGATGGCTGGAGCCGCTCCGGATGGCCTCCGGGCCGGGCTACGCCATCACACCAAAAGCCGCCCGCCGGCTCGACGAGGCGGCGGCGCGCATCTACCGCACCGGCCGGATCACCTGGGACGGGCGGTTCGACCTGCTCGTCCTGGAGGCGCCGGCCTCCCGGCGCGAGCGGCAACGCCTCGCCGCCAACCTGAGCTTCCTCGGCTACGGCACCCTCGACGAGTGCACCTGGGTGGCGACCCGTCCCGGCGAGGACGTGGACCTGCTGCTGGAGGAGGCGGGGGTGCGCTACGAGCGGTTCACCGCCGCCCACTCCGCCGGCACACCGGGAGCAATGGGTGTCGTCCGCCGGGCGTGGGACCTGGCCGAGATCGGCCGGGCGTACGAGCAGTTCGTCGCCGAGCAGCGGCCGCTGCTGTCCGGCGTCACCGTCCGCAGCCCCGACGAGGAGGCGTACGCGGCCCGGTTCCGGCTCGTGCACGCGTGGCGTACCTTCCTGTTCCGGGACCCGCAGCTGCCGCCAGCACTGCTCCCCGAGCGTTGGCCGGGCACCGCGGCGGCCAGCTTCTTCGACCGGCACGCGGCCCGGCTGCGGCCGGCCGCCGACCGGTACGTCGAGCACTGCCTCGACGCCGGCAACCGCATCGCCCGACAGAAGGGTCGTTGA
- a CDS encoding enoyl-CoA hydratase-related protein, with amino-acid sequence MTEPLLVDRTDAVVTLTLNRPTAMNALDVALKEALRDTLAELESDRTCRAVVLAGAGGSFSAGQDLREHVKTLESTEGNPLDTVRAHYNPIAARLANLPKPVVAAVRGMAAGAGASLAFLADIRIGGPSTSFLMAFAKVGLAADTGASWTLPRLVGHAKAVELLMLAEPVRAEAACQLGLLNRLVADDEEVLPTAQELAARLAAGPTVAYGAIKRQLSIADAGTLADALAAEAQAQSICGATADHRSATMAFVNKQKPVFEGH; translated from the coding sequence GTGACCGAGCCGCTGCTCGTCGACCGCACCGACGCCGTCGTCACCCTGACGCTGAACCGGCCGACGGCCATGAACGCGCTCGACGTGGCGCTCAAGGAGGCCCTGCGGGACACCCTCGCCGAGCTGGAGAGCGACCGGACCTGCCGGGCGGTGGTGCTGGCCGGGGCGGGCGGCTCGTTCTCCGCCGGTCAGGACCTGCGCGAGCACGTGAAGACCCTGGAGTCGACCGAGGGCAACCCGCTCGACACCGTCCGGGCGCACTACAACCCGATCGCCGCCCGGCTGGCGAACCTGCCCAAGCCGGTCGTCGCCGCCGTGCGGGGCATGGCCGCCGGCGCGGGCGCCTCGCTGGCCTTCCTCGCCGACATCCGCATCGGCGGGCCCTCGACCAGCTTCCTGATGGCGTTCGCCAAGGTCGGGCTCGCCGCCGACACCGGCGCGTCCTGGACGCTGCCGCGGCTGGTCGGTCACGCCAAGGCCGTCGAGCTGCTGATGCTCGCCGAGCCGGTCCGCGCCGAGGCGGCCTGCCAGCTGGGCCTGCTCAACCGGCTGGTCGCCGACGACGAGGAGGTGCTGCCGACCGCCCAGGAGCTGGCTGCCCGGCTCGCCGCCGGCCCGACGGTCGCGTACGGGGCCATCAAGCGGCAGCTCTCCATCGCCGACGCGGGCACCCTCGCCGACGCCCTCGCCGCCGAGGCGCAGGCGCAGTCGATCTGCGGGGCCACCGCCGACCACCGCTCGGCCACCATGGCGTTCGTCAACAAGCAGAAGCCGGTCTTCGAGGGCCACTGA
- a CDS encoding DNA-3-methyladenine glycosylase I, which translates to MTDLVIGADGLPRCAWGASTPDYAVYHDTEWGRPVRGDDALYERMTLEAFQSGLSWLTILRKRPAFRQAFDGFRIESVAAFTEADVARLLADAGIVRNRAKIEAAVANARAALDLPDGLSALLWSFVPPPRSARPTSFAEVPALTAESTAMAKALKKRGFRFVGPTTAYALMQATGMVDDHLAGCHVSAPEAT; encoded by the coding sequence GTGACTGACCTGGTGATCGGCGCCGACGGGCTGCCGCGCTGCGCCTGGGGGGCGAGCACCCCCGACTACGCCGTCTACCACGACACCGAGTGGGGCCGGCCGGTGCGCGGCGACGACGCGCTCTACGAGCGGATGACGTTGGAGGCGTTCCAGTCGGGCCTGTCCTGGCTCACCATCCTGCGGAAGCGTCCGGCGTTCCGGCAGGCCTTCGACGGGTTCCGGATCGAGTCGGTGGCCGCCTTCACCGAGGCGGACGTCGCCCGCCTCCTCGCCGACGCGGGCATCGTCCGCAACCGCGCCAAGATCGAGGCGGCGGTCGCCAACGCGCGCGCCGCGCTGGACCTGCCGGACGGGCTCTCCGCCCTGCTGTGGTCCTTCGTCCCGCCGCCCCGGTCGGCACGCCCGACCTCGTTCGCCGAGGTTCCGGCGCTGACCGCCGAATCCACCGCGATGGCCAAGGCGCTCAAGAAGCGGGGCTTCCGCTTCGTCGGCCCGACCACGGCGTACGCGCTGATGCAGGCCACCGGCATGGTGGACGACCATCTCGCCGGCTGCCACGTGTCCGCTCCGGAGGCGACGTGA
- a CDS encoding sterol desaturase family protein, translating into MKDFPDVITWSIPAFLLLIVLERISYLIHRDDDEVGYGAADTATSLAMGLGSVFTDLLWKVPVAAAYALLYTLTPLRLAEMWWTWPLILLGQDFCYYWSHRGHHVIRILWASHVVHHSSQRFNLSTALRQPWTGLTSWVFYIPLILAGVHPAVLAFCGSLNLLYQFWIHTERIDRLPRWYEFVFNTPSHHRVHHASQGGYLDRNFGGILIVWDRLFGTFAPERERCVYGLTKNIATYNPVRVAFHEYAAIARDVRAATSWRNRAGHLFGTPGWQPEPAVAAQDPAVTAPASATPPAPATTR; encoded by the coding sequence ATGAAGGATTTCCCGGACGTCATCACCTGGTCGATCCCGGCCTTCCTGCTGCTCATCGTGCTGGAGCGGATCTCGTACCTGATCCACCGCGACGACGACGAGGTGGGCTACGGCGCCGCCGACACGGCCACCAGCCTCGCCATGGGGCTGGGCAGCGTCTTCACCGACCTGCTCTGGAAGGTTCCGGTCGCCGCCGCGTACGCGCTGCTCTACACGCTCACCCCGCTGCGGCTCGCCGAGATGTGGTGGACCTGGCCGCTGATCCTGCTGGGTCAGGACTTCTGCTACTACTGGTCGCACCGGGGGCATCACGTCATCCGCATCCTGTGGGCGTCGCACGTGGTGCACCACTCGTCGCAGCGGTTCAACCTCTCCACCGCGCTGCGCCAGCCCTGGACGGGCCTCACCAGTTGGGTCTTCTACATCCCGCTGATCCTCGCCGGCGTCCACCCGGCCGTGCTGGCGTTCTGCGGTTCGCTCAACCTGCTCTACCAGTTCTGGATCCACACCGAACGGATCGACCGGCTGCCCCGCTGGTACGAGTTCGTCTTCAACACCCCGTCGCACCATCGGGTCCACCACGCCTCCCAGGGCGGCTACCTGGACCGCAACTTCGGCGGCATCCTGATCGTCTGGGACCGGCTGTTCGGCACGTTCGCGCCGGAGCGGGAGCGGTGCGTCTACGGGCTCACCAAGAACATCGCCACCTACAACCCGGTTCGGGTGGCCTTCCACGAGTACGCCGCGATCGCCCGTGACGTGCGCGCGGCGACGAGTTGGCGGAACCGGGCGGGGCACCTGTTCGGTACGCCCGGCTGGCAGCCGGAGCCGGCGGTCGCGGCGCAGGACCCGGCGGTCACCGCACCGGCGTCGGCCACGCCGCCCGCGCCCGCGACGACCCGCTGA
- a CDS encoding SRPBCC family protein: MRAEDGAENLREAAQPGAAEVTATVIVRAPAERVFAALTAWERQSDWIPFTRVRVVEGDGGEGSLVEAVTAVGPAALRDEMRVVRVDAPYEVGVVHCGKLLRGPGVLRCTPLAGDRTQVVWHEWFHLPGGAAGRVVWPLLWPGSKVGLTQALKRFGRMVEQGRLP; encoded by the coding sequence GTGAGAGCCGAGGACGGCGCGGAGAACCTTCGCGAGGCGGCGCAACCCGGCGCCGCCGAGGTCACCGCCACCGTGATCGTCAGGGCGCCCGCGGAACGGGTCTTCGCGGCCCTGACCGCCTGGGAACGCCAGTCGGACTGGATCCCGTTCACCCGGGTGCGGGTGGTCGAGGGCGACGGGGGCGAGGGCAGCCTGGTGGAGGCGGTCACCGCGGTCGGGCCGGCCGCGCTCCGCGACGAGATGCGGGTGGTCCGGGTGGACGCGCCGTACGAGGTCGGCGTGGTGCACTGCGGGAAGCTGCTGCGGGGCCCGGGCGTGCTGCGCTGCACGCCGCTGGCCGGGGACCGGACGCAGGTCGTCTGGCACGAGTGGTTCCACCTGCCCGGCGGTGCCGCCGGACGGGTCGTCTGGCCGCTGCTGTGGCCCGGGTCGAAGGTCGGCCTCACCCAGGCGCTGAAGCGCTTCGGCCGGATGGTCGAGCAGGGCCGCCTCCCCTGA
- a CDS encoding DivIVA domain-containing protein, whose translation MGQVLLLLVVALTVAAVVFGVTVLVTGRDPGLAPAEPDGKAVPLPGTRPLRESDIGEVRFDTALRGYRMAQVDQAMRRAAYDIGYKSELIGVLEAEVAALREGRTAEADALRSAREKAAGAQPAPPDAAALPPADPADRTGAPAAAAVAGANGAAPPPGGGSGPDADAAGTGQLGEHGPVVRSESA comes from the coding sequence ATGGGTCAGGTTCTGCTCCTGCTGGTCGTGGCGCTGACCGTCGCGGCGGTCGTGTTCGGGGTGACGGTGCTGGTCACCGGTCGGGATCCGGGCCTCGCGCCGGCCGAGCCGGACGGGAAGGCCGTCCCCCTGCCCGGCACCCGCCCGCTGCGCGAGTCCGACATCGGGGAGGTCCGGTTCGACACGGCCCTGCGCGGGTACCGGATGGCCCAGGTCGACCAGGCGATGCGCCGGGCGGCGTACGACATCGGCTACAAGTCGGAGTTGATCGGCGTGCTGGAGGCGGAGGTCGCGGCGTTGCGCGAGGGGCGCACCGCCGAGGCCGACGCGCTGCGCAGCGCCCGTGAGAAGGCGGCCGGCGCGCAGCCGGCGCCGCCCGACGCCGCGGCTCTCCCGCCCGCCGACCCGGCCGACCGCACCGGCGCTCCGGCCGCCGCGGCGGTGGCCGGCGCCAACGGCGCCGCCCCGCCGCCCGGCGGTGGGTCCGGGCCGGACGCCGACGCGGCCGGTACGGGCCAGCTCGGCGAGCACGGCCCGGTGGTGCGCTCGGAGTCGGCGTGA